A window of Drosophila subobscura isolate 14011-0131.10 chromosome E, UCBerk_Dsub_1.0, whole genome shotgun sequence contains these coding sequences:
- the LOC117890652 gene encoding serine/threonine-protein kinase N isoform X11 has protein sequence MFVPAFHALAQVLRQMFAVQLQQEQQHHPSHFHIPTWPIRQLLATSAPAICEAPSAAHISLVHITLEPIDASCTTSCLIEEVAEPEPQPETKAVAESESQSEAYVESVLLETVVEKKEEQQEQVIPQLGKLYVGNNQQQQQYGQQPSPIIQEPPTPTIYGNSAAAGAPQFPQPTQRQDKLIQPGQQPIYANQYELNVAKAAAAASVYTPTTSSSSTSNTSSQQQGQGQRKNVARGLQFHEGSGRLGKQQPPPNAGMLSMDNFRLLSVLGRGHFGKVILSQLRSNNQYYAIKALKKGDIIARDEVESLLSEKRIFEVANAMRHPFLVNLYSCFQTDQHVCFVMEYAAGGDLMMHIHTDVFLEPRAVFYAACVVLGLQYLHENKIIYRDLKLDNLLLDTDGYVKIADFGLCKEGMGFGDRTGTFCGTPEFLAPEVLTETSYTRAVDWWGLGVLIFEMLVGESPFPGDDEEEVFDSIVNDEVRYPRFLSLEAIAVMRRLLRKNPERRLGSSERDAEDVKKQAFFRSIVWDDLLLRKVKPPFVPTINHLEDVSNFDEEFTSEKAQLTPPKEPRHLSEDEQVLFQDFSYTAEWC, from the exons ATGTTTGTGCCAGCATTTCATGCACTCGCGCAGGTCCTGAGGCAAATGTTTGCAGTGCAActtcagcaggagcagcagcatcatccttCCCATTTTCATATTCCGACTTGGCCCATCCGTCAGCTGTTAGCCACATCCGCACCAGCCATTTGTGAAGCACCTTCTGCt GCGCATATCAGTCTTGTACATATCACACTCGAACCCATCGATGCCAGCTGCACCACCAGCTGCCTGATAGAGGAGGTggccgagccagagccacagccggaaaccaaggcagtggcagagtcagAATCCCAATCTGAGGCATACGTTGAGAGTGTGTTGCTTGAGACAGTTGTTGAAaagaaagaggagcagcaggagcag GTCATACCGCAGCTGGGCAAACTCTACGTGGGcaacaatcagcagcagcagcagtatggACAGCAGCCCTCGCCCATCATCCAGGAGCCACCGACTCCGACCATCTATGGCAACAGCGCGGCCGCTGGCGCACCACAATTCCCGCAGCCCACACAGCGCCAGGATAAGCTGATCCAGCCCGGACAGCAGCCCATCTATGCGAATCAGTACGAGCTGAATGTGGCcaaggcagcggcggccgccTCTGTGTACACGCCCACGACCAGCTCCTCGTCGAcgagcaacaccagcagccagcagcagggccaggggCAGCGCAAGAATGTGGCACGCGGCCTGCAGTTCCACGAGGGCAGCGGCCGCCTGGGCAAGCAACAGCCACCGCCCAATGCCGGCATGCTCTCCATGGACAACTTCCGGCTGCTGAGCGTGCTGGGACGCGGACACTTTGGCAAGGTGATCCTGTCGCAGCTGCGCAGCAACAACCAATACTATGCCATCAAGGCGCTCAAGAAGGGCGACATAATCGCACGCGACGAGGTGGAGTCGCTGCTCAGCGAGAAGCGCATCTTCGAGGTGGCCAATGCCATGCGCCATCCGTTTTTAGTCAATTTATATTCGTGCTTCCAGACCGAT CAACACGTTTGCTTTGTGATGGAGTACGCCGCCGGCGGGGATCTAATGATGCACATCCACACGGACGTGTTCCTGGAGCCGCGTGCTGTCTTCTATGCCGCATGCGTTGTGCTGGGACTGCAGTATCTGCACGAGAACAAGATCATCTATCGCGACCTGAAGCTGGACAACCTGCTGTTGGACACGGATGGCTATGTGAAGATTGCCGACTTTGGCCTGTGCAAGGAGGGCATGGGCTTTGGCGATCGCACGGGCACCTTCTGCGGCACACCCGAGTTTCTGGCGCCCGAAGTGCTCACGGAGACGTCGTACACACGTGCCGTGGACTGGTGGGGTCTGGGCGTGCTCATCTTTGAGATGTTGGTGGGAGAG TCACCTTTCCCTggcgacgatgaggaggaggtcTTCGATTCGATTGTCAATGATGAGGTGCGCTATCCGCGCTTCCTCTCACTCGAGGCCATAGCCGTGATGCGTAGG CTGCTGCGCAAGAATCCGGAGCGACGTTTGGGTTCGTCGGAGCGCGATGCGGAGGATGTCAAGAAGCAGGCGTTCTTCCGCTCCATTGTCTGGGATGATTTGCTGTTGCGTAAGGTCAAGCCACCGTTTGTGCCCACGATT AACCACCTGGAAGATGTCTCGAACTTTGATGAGGAGTTCACGTCGGAGAAGGCGCAGCTGACGCCACCGAAGGAGCCGCGTCACCTGTCCGAGGATGAGCAAGTGCTCTTCCAGGACTTTTCATACACGGCCGAATGGTGTTAG
- the LOC117890662 gene encoding uncharacterized protein LOC117890662, protein MLQLRDFQNVCPDDLTAALALQVYNDLKRDERCGHLQPHYDDDLKVFYLRKEDTQAAYIPLIHTKGIHFSLVEAMQDKFGKNNIFLAIVDNTGNILYYQVTEGFSEKKF, encoded by the exons ATG CTTCAACTGAGGGACTTTCAAAATGTATGCCCCGATGATTTGACAGCAGCCCTGGCTCTGCAGGTCTACAACGACTTAAAAAGGG ATGAGCGATGTGGCCACTTGCAGCCGcattatgatgatgatttgaAGGTGTTTTACTTGCGCAAAGAGGACACACAGGCGGCTTACATACCCTTGATACATACGAAGGGCATACATTTCAGCCTGGTTGAGGCAATGCAGGATAAATTTGGAAAAAA taatatatttttggccataGTGGATAATACAGGCAATATATTGTATTACCAGGTGACTGAAGGATTCAGTGAAAAGAAGTTCTAA